One window of the Torulaspora delbrueckii CBS 1146 chromosome 6, complete genome genome contains the following:
- the RSP5 gene encoding NEDD4 family E3 ubiquitin-protein ligase (similar to Saccharomyces cerevisiae RSP5 (YER125W); ancestral locus Anc_8.134), with translation MPSILVKLVAAESLYKRDVFRSPDPFAVLMVDGYQTKSTSAAKKTLNPYWNETFKFNDVNENSILSIQVFDQKKFKKKDQGFLGVINVRVGDVLGHLDEDSTGSARSAEETITRELKRSNDGMAVSGRLIVVLSKQPSAAENSNRHSSGLQTEAANGGGSARSQSGAHTPRPTAGFVEHTLQSGATTSNATSSSNNSTRQYSSFEDQYGRLPPGWERRTDNFGRTYYVDHNTRTTTWKRPTLDQSETERGNQLNANTELQRRQHRGRTLPTGSSENSSVTVQTGSGSQTPAINGTAAAAFAATGATTSGLGELPSGWEQRFTPEGRAYFVDHNTRTTTWVDPRRQQYIRTYGPASTTIQQQPVSQLGPLPSGWEMRLTNTARVYFVDHNTKTTTWDDPRLPSSLDQNVPQYKRDFRRKVIYFRSQPALRILPGQCHIKVRRKNIFEDAYQEIMRQTPEDLKKRLMIKFDGEEGLDYGGVSREFFFLLSHEMFNPFYCLFEYSAHDNYTIQINPNSGINPEHLNYFKFIGRVVGLGVFHRRFLDAFFVGALYKMMLRKKVVLQDMEGVDAEVHNSLKWMLENSIDGILDLTFSADDERFGELLTVDLKPKGRTIEVTDENKKEYVELFAQWKIVDRVQEQFRAFMDGFNELIPEDLVTVFDERELELLIGGIAEIDVEDWKKHTDYRGYQESDEVVKWFWKCITEWDNEQRARLLQFTTGTSRIPVNGFKDLQGSDGPRRFTIEKAGEQGQLPKSHTCFNRVDLPPYDDYDSLKQKLTLAVEETIGFGQE, from the coding sequence ATGCCGTCAATCTTGGTTAAATTGGTGGCCGCTGAGTCTCTGTACAAGCGGGACGTGTTTCGGTCGCCGGATCCTTTTGCTGTGTTGATGGTGGATGGATATCAGACGAAATCGACCTCGGCAGCCAAGAAAACACTTAATCCGTATTGgaatgaaactttcaagtttAATGATGTGAATGAGAACTCTATTCTGAGCATACAGGTTTTTGACCAGAAAAAatttaagaagaaggatcAAGGTTTTTTAGGAGTTATCAATGTGAGAGTCGGTGATGTCCTGGGGCATTTGGATGAGGACTCTACTGGTAGTGCCAGATCCGCTGAGGAGACTATCACACGAGAATTAAAGAGATCCAATGACGGTATGGCCGTTAGTGGTAGATTGATTGTCGTTTTGTCAAAGCAACCTTCGGCTGCTGAGAACTCCAATCGTCACTCCAGTGGGCTACAAACTGAAGCAGCAAATGGTGGCGGGTCGGCCCGTTCTCAGTCGGGTGCTCATACCCCTAGACCCACTGCGGGATTCGTGGAGCacactttgcaaagtggTGCTACTACGTCTAATGCTacttcatcctcaaatAACTCAACGAGAcagtattcttcttttgaagaccAATACGGACGTTTGCCGCCCGGTTGGGAGAGAAGAACGGACAATTTCGGGCGTACTTACTATGTCGATCATAATACAAGAACCACTACGTGGAAAAGGCCCACTTTGGATCAAAGCGAAACTGAACGTGGGAACCAGCTTAATGCAAATACCGAGTTACAAAGAAGGCAACATAGGGGTAGAACTCTACCCACGGGATCCTCTGAGAACTCTTCCGTGACCGTGCAGACCGGCTCTGGTTCTCAGACTCCAGCGATTAACGGTACCGCTGCCGCGGCTTTCGCGGCAACTGGTGCTACCACTTCTGGTCTAGGTGAATTGCCCTCCGGTTGGGAACAAAGATTCACCCCAGAGGGAAGAGCTTATTTCGTCGATCACAACACTAGAACAACTACCTGGGTCGATCCTAGAAGGCAACAATATATTCGTACCTACGGCCCAGCAAGTACTACGATACAACAACAACCGGTATCGCAATTGGGCCCTCTACCTTCTGGTTGGGAAATGAGATTGACAAACACGGCTCGTGTTTATTTTGTCGATCATAATACAAAGACTACTACTTGGGACGATCCAAGATTACCTTCGTCATTGGATCAAAATGTCCCTCAATACAAGCGTGACTTTAGGCGTAAGGTCATCTACTTCAGATCACAACCAGCATTGAGAATTCTACCGGGTCAATGTCATATCAAGGTGCGCAGAAAGaacatttttgaagacGCTTACCAAGAAATAATGAGACAAACTccagaagatttgaagaaaagattaatGATCAAGTtcgatggtgaagaaggtCTGGATTACGGTGGTGTGTCGAGagaattcttcttcttgttatCACATGAAATGTTCAATCCTTTCTACTGTCTATTTGAATATTCCGCGCATGATAACTATACGATACAAATAAATCCAAACAGTGGTATCAACCCTGAACATTTGAAttatttcaaattcattggTAGAGTGGTAGGATTAGGTGTGTTCCACAGAAGATTCCTGGATGCATTTTTCGTTGGTGCTCTTTACAAGATGATGCTTCGTAAGAAAGTGGTATTGCAGGATATGGAAGGTGTTGATGCCGAGGTTCATAACTCGTTGAAATGGATGCTTGAAAATAGTATAGATGGTATATTGGATCTGACATTCAgtgctgatgatgaaagattcgGAGAATTGCTCACGGTGGATTTAAAACCAAAAGGAAGAACCATCGAAGTTACTGAcgagaacaagaaggaatATGTCGAACTATTTGCACAATGGAAGATAGTAGATAGAGTGCAGGAACAGTTCAGAGCGTTCATGGACGGTTTCAATGAGTTGATCCCAGAAGATCTAGTCACAGTGTTCGATGAACGTGAACTGGAGCTGCTGATTGGTGGTATCGCAGAAATCGACGTTGAGGACTGGAAGAAACACACTGATTATCGTGGTTATCAGGAATcagatgaagttgttaaaTGGTTCTGGAAATGTATCACTGAATGGGATAATGAACAAAGAGCACGTCTGCTTCAATTTACCACTGGTACTTCACGTATTCCTGTTAATGGATTCAAGGACTTACAAGGTTCAGATGGTCCAAGAAGGTTTACCATCGAGAAAGCGGGCGAACAAGGACAGTTACCCAAATCGCACACTTGTTTTAACAGAGTGGATCTACCACCATATGATGATTATGACAGTCTGAAACAGAAATTGACATTAGCCGTGGAGGAGACGATAggatttggtcaagaatGA
- the EAF3 gene encoding Eaf3p (similar to Saccharomyces cerevisiae EAF3 (YPR023C); ancestral locus Anc_8.131), translated as MFEVGGKCLAFHGPMLYGAKVLRVWDPKSRKVSMMEDGQVVTVEDDNDEGVDNVPSELVEQECYFVHYQGWKSTWDEWIGPDRIHEYNEENLALKKSLVEEARNAKRLQQEQHKKKKGTGLGPGRRSKHDIAKGITAGKKAATATNGVSNANNTTTLGNPEDGAGRTWSQSGIGAAVGSSASQFTAPRIVLHIPVKLKSLQVDDWEFVTKDKKICQLPSPTVTVDKTLTSYEEAMSKKLESPALQSQLSEYCSGLRLYFERSLPILLLYRLERLQYDEVLKKQKFKDVSFCNIYGPIHLLRLLSVLPELMTATTADSQSCQLIVKQTESLFEWLVVNIDDLFDLQNCRGYYINTSSQYEGVALGM; from the coding sequence ATGTTCGAAGTTGGTGGGAAGTGTCTGGCGTTCCATGGGCCAATGTTGTATGGGGCGAAGGTCTTGCGGGTGTGGGATCCCAAGAGTAGGAAGGTGTCGATGATGGAGGATGGTCAGGTTGTGACTGTGGAGGATGACAATGATGAGGGTGTGGACAATGTTCCCTCAGAGCTTGTGGAACAAGAGTGCTATTTTGTGCACTATCAGGGATGGAAATCGACGTGGGATGAATGGATTGGACCGGATAGGATCCATGAGTATAACGAGGAAAACTTggcattgaagaaatctctagttgaagaagctagaAACGCCAAGAGGCTGCAACAGGAACagcacaagaagaagaagggtaCCGGTCTAGGACCAGGGAGGAGAAGTAAGCACGATATTGCCAAGGGAATTACTGCGGGCAAGAAAGCTGCAACGGCCACTAATGGTGTGAGCAATGCTAATAATACTACCACATTGGGGAACCCAGAGGATGGAGCGGGGCGAACGTGGAGCCAAAGTGGTATTGGAGCAGCGGTGGGCTCATCAGCATCTCAGTTTACCGCACCACGTATTGTGCTACACATTCCGGTCAAGTTGAAGTCGCTGCAGGTAGACGACTGGGAATTTGTGACCAAGGATAAGAAGATCTGCCAATTGCCCTCGCCAACAGTTACTGTAGATAAAACGTTGACCTCCTACGAAGAAGCGATGAGCAAGAAGCTTGAATCGCCCGCTTTGCAATCGCAACTATCAGAATACTGCTCAGGTCTGCGATTATATTTCGAAAGAAGCTTGCCCATCCTGCTGCTGTATCGATTGGAGAGGTTACAATACGATGAAGTGCTCAAAAAACAGAAATTTAAAGACGTCTCATTCTGCAACATTTACGGACCAATTCACCTTCTCAGGCTCTTGAGTGTCCTGCCAGAACTCATGACTGCGACCACGGCGGACTCTCAAAGCTGCCAGTTGATTGTAAAGCAGACGGAATCCCTATTTGAATGGCTGGTAGTCaatattgatgatctcttcgaCTTACAAAACTGCAGGGGCTACTATATAAATACTTCAAGTCAGTACGAAGGCGTAGCATTGGGTATGTAG
- the SDD4 gene encoding Sdd4p (similar to Saccharomyces cerevisiae YPR022C; ancestral locus Anc_8.130), producing the protein MSHDELPGLGHFKHEAGSEMSHQAYGVDGPPSDSHILSASTSGRFKCPHPACDKSFTRQEHLSRHKLNHWPKEIFKCSYVFPNTGLACNRTFVRKDLLARHVKRHTKMGGRLQSNSTSIGDFLPRSQSTSSITTPPTTGAAGSAPPNLLPPQHVQFTNFGPSYQSPMNENPSVAPDRSQSSYQNLNRQQDYYPTQNNSDSRNKNNNGQNVNQFFNWLFENGNGSTGQPHNGYAANERNPINASSLPTTAAGMPNKQLPQPNNSPTTQSFSPNSYQVYGFAQSGSPQSQPQGPQLPQAPKSQQGPSGAEALATPASVTKMQDLFSIDFLSNDPLQTFMQELAETKATSQDNNLFDKENIGSSSVSPSLSESALKNNSKLQKFSARRCSMKDNLLVQKSNIDELQKQIENDKISHRYKQRVLFSMKTVPSFFHADPKTKYNFSQEKSEELYDIIPELREVPMDNLKKSLRSFWSNFHTQYGLLHKPSFHIDEQPPILILAMIMVGASFLESDYRETISDIICAPLRWIYFSHDDFQPPSKTYIIQSLLLVEGYEKTCTNRYLHERSYLHHGTTIQLLRRTPSLGGHPLILKTEEKPNGWQDPEQVYRQWIDFEMLKRVAFYAFYMDTTHAVVFGYLNLFINCNQIQLTLPCSDIVWESYDLSCETLLEYGFEKEPKTFLSALKQLMGEAVQTLQNVRNPLTRHQTQELKNWDMKSTLGKKVLLAGIISTMFQCQESNEGDLFATTIKCNLGMGNENMSWQDIFSFALDYWLYQIQGSCTEANDCFIDCARGTLSRGQSQEPNLPKSDYVNSMGADVNTLGRINDPGCKIPEYHMAQVILRIFHYDYYIYGGAPWRMNVRSGIEEYDLVSRRILQFASDTKTGSVAMVYAYQLLFEMFIDRETETGSVANKSYNVNSDNCITRPNTIALLALLVWSYNFALYGPETSIWINPSVDDSQKDLQMQETGTTDDAAALSNKKLKDEYIPKEPFEEYLARMYRVLNVETSSTDPISYHHEILRKAQMLASVPGTNHLCGMMKFMKEIFENGYWDLGREFAKLFDNCFERCLGKSSPTCESMYKV; encoded by the coding sequence ATGTCTCATGATGAATTACCGGGTCTTGGCCATTTCAAGCACGAAGCGGGTTCTGAGATGAGCCATCAGGCATATGGAGTGGATGGGCCCCCTTCAGATTCACACATACTATCAGCAAGCACTAGCGGTAGGTTTAAATGTCCGCATCCGGCTTGTGATAAGTCATTCACAAGACAGGAGCACCTGTCACGTCACAAGCTGAACCATTGGCCTAaggaaatcttcaaatgctcgTATGTATTCCCGAATACTGGACTAGCTTGTAACAGAACTTTTGTGAGGAAAGATTTACTTGCAAGACACGTAAAGAGGCATACAAAGATGGGTGGTCGACTTCAGAGTAACTCCACATCGATTGGGGACTTTCTCCCTAGAAGTCAGTCAACTAGTTCTATAACGACTCCACCAACTACAGGTGCTGCTGGTTCAGCTCCTCCCAATTTACTGCCCCCACAACACGTGCAGTTCACAAACTTCGGCCCAAGCTATCAGTCACCCATGAATGAGAACCCTTCAGTCGCTCCGGACAGAAGTCAAAGCTCATATCAGAATTTAAATCGTCAGCAGGACTACTATCCTACACAGAATAATAGCGATTCGCGTAACAAAAATAATAATGGACAGAATGTAAACCAGTTTTTCAATTGGTTATTTGAAAACGGTAACGGATCCACTGGGCAACCGCACAATGGTTACGCAgcaaatgaaagaaatccAATAAACGCGTCTTCGTTACCTACAACAGCAGCTGGGATGCCAAACAAACAGCTTCCACAGCCAAATAATTCTCCAACAACCCAGTCCTTTAGTCCCAACTCCTATCAAGTATACGGTTTCGCTCAGAGCGGTAGTCCTCAGTCTCAACCGCAAGGTCCGCAACTTCCACAAGCTCCAAAATCACAGCAAGGTCCTTCTGGAGCAGAGGCATTAGCAACTCCTGCAAGTGTAACGAAGATGCAAGATTTATTTTCCATTGATTTTCTCAGTAATGATCCATTGCAAACTTTCATGCAAGAATTAGCAGAGACAAAAGCAACTTCTCAGGATAAtaatctctttgataagGAAAACATCGGCTCATCATCGGTTTCACCGTCACTTTCAGAATCTGCCCTCAAGAACAATTCTAAATTACAGAAATTTAGCGCACGTCGTTGTAGTATGAAAGACAACTTGTTAGTTCAAAAATCAAACATTGATGAGCTACAAAAGCAAATCGAAAATGATAAGATTTCACATCGTTACAAACAAAGGGTTTTGTTCTCGATGAAAACGGTCCCGTCTTTTTTCCACGCCGATCCAAAAACCAAATACAATTTCTCTCAAGAGAAAAGCGAAGAATTATATGATATCATCCCAGAGCTGCGAGAGGTTCCTATGGACAACCTTAAGAAATCGTTGCGTTCATTTTGGTCCAACTTTCACACACAATATGGCCTTTTGCATAAACCATCATTTCACATTGATGAACAACCACctattttgattttagCCATGATAATGGTGGGGGCTTCTTTCCTTGAAAGTGATTATCGAGAGACTATTAGTGATATTATATGTGCGCCACTAAGATGGATCTATTTTTCTCATGATGACTTTCAACCACCTTCGAAGACGTACATCATACAGAGCCTTTTGCTGGTTGAAGGTTACGAAAAAACCTGTACCAATAGATACTTGCATGAAAGATCGTACCTTCATCATGGTACTACGATTCAACTTCTAAGAAGAACACCATCATTAGGAGGGCATCCCTTGATACTGAagactgaagaaaaacCCAACGGCTGGCAAGACCCCGAACAAGTATATCGCCAGTGGATTGATTTCgaaatgttgaaaagggTGGCATTTTACGCGTTTTACATGGACACAACACATGCTGTTGTTTTCGGATACCTTAACCTGTTTATTAATTGCAATCAGATCCAATTGACTCTACCCTGTTCAGACATAGTTTGGGAGTCATACGACTTGAGTTGTGAGACGCTGCTGGAGTAtggttttgaaaaagagcCTAAGACCTTTTTATCTGCCCTCAAACAACTTATGGGTGAGGCAGTCCAAACCTTGCAGAACGTTCGAAACCCTCTGACGAGACACCAGACCCAGGAACTTAAAAATTGGGATATGAAAAGTACTTTGGGCAAAAAGGTACTGTTGGCAGGCataatttcaacaatgTTCCAATGCCAAGAGAGCAATGAGGGCGACCTATTTGCTACGACTATCAAGTGCAATCTAGGTATGGGTAATGAAAACATGTCCTGGCAAGACATTTTCTCATTCGCTCTCGATTATTGGCTTTATCAAATACAAGGAAGCTGTACTGAGGCAAATGACTGTTTTATCGACTGTGCAAGAGGAACACTAAGCCGTGGACAAAGCCAAGAGCCAAACCTTCCTAAATCTGACTACGTTAATAGTATGGGTGCAGACGTCAACACACTCGGCAGAATCAATGATCCCGGTTGTAAAATTCCCGAATACCACATGGCACAAGTTATTTTGAGGATATTCCACTATGACTATTACATTTACGGGGGTGCGCCCTGGAGGATGAATGTCAGATctggaattgaagaatatgacCTTGTCTCTAGAAGAATTCTCCAATTTGCATCCGACACAAAGACTGGTAGTGTCGCAATGGTTTATGCTTATCAGCTCTTGTTCGAAATGTTCATAGATCGGGAAACGGAAACGGGGAGCGTAGCAAACAAGTCATACAATGTGAATTCCGATAACTGCATCACAAGGCCAAATACTATTGCTTTGCTCGCACTGCTGGTATGGTCTTACAACTTCGCCCTATATGGTCCGGAAACCTCGATATGGATAAACCCATCAGTAGATGATTCACAGAAGGATTTACAAATGCAAGAAACAGGCACTACTGATGATGCGGCGGCCTTATCGAATAAAAAGCTCAAAGATGAATATATTCCCAAGgaaccttttgaagaatatctGGCTAGAATGTACCGGGTGCTGAATGTCGAAACCTCTTCGACTGACCCTATCTCGTACCATCATGAGATACTTCGCAAGGCGCAGATGCTGGCAAGTGTGCCAGGCACTAACCACCTTTGTGGAATGATGAAGTTcatgaaagaaatcttcGAGAACGGCTACTGGGATTTAGGACGTGAGTTCGCCAAACTATTTGATAATTGCTTTGAGCGGTGTCTAGGCAAGTCTTCTCCAACTTGTGAGAGTATGTATAAGGTATGA
- the YCK3 gene encoding casein kinase YCK3 (similar to Saccharomyces cerevisiae YCK3 (YER123W); ancestral locus Anc_8.132), producing MSQRSSQHIVGIHYAVGAKIGEGSFGVIFEGENVLNSGYNGMNNTNKENDVDSKGSEPVAIKFEPRRSDAPQLRDEFRAYRILNGCRGIPHAYYFGQEGMHNVLILDLLGPSLEDLFEWCGRRFSVKTTCLVAKQMIDRVRTIHEHDLIYRDIKPDNFLIAQYQRNTGDMQLIKSVAGSANGDPNLIYMVDFGMAKQYRDPRTKQHIPYRERKSLSGTARYMSINTHFGREQSRRDDLESLGHVFFYFLRGSLPWQGLKAPNNKLKYEKIGLTKQKLNPDDLLTESIPPQFATYLKYARSLRFDETPDYDYLISLMDDVLRRLGLQDDGHYDWMDLNNGQGWNIKVNKRANLHGYGNAAPRHNDNTNNGTRSPSNARAKSQSNNPNSVNLAKQKLRQANDGSMGVPNSSSAMKHRTYDSMGNHVLKPNMLSNVPNAYNDGRPGGTKPDDKNALYYQRQQLNHPQFNQRPHMDDTEFVESKGFCAKYCCCWC from the coding sequence ATGTCTCAACGCTCTTCGCAACATATAGTGGGGATCCATTATGCTGTGGGAGCCAAGATCGGCGAAGGGTCTTTTGGGGttatctttgaaggtgaaaatgTGCTGAACAGCGGTTACAATGGGATGAACAACACCAACAAGGAGAATGATGTGGACTCAAAAGGATCCGAACCCGTGGCGATCAAGTTTGAACCCCGTCGCTCGGATGCACCACAGTTAAGGGATGAATTTAGAGCTTACAGGATATTAAACGGGTGTCGAGGGATCCCGCACGCTTATTATTTCGGACAAGAAGGGATGCACAATGTCTTGATCCTGGATTTGTTGGGACCTTCACTAGAGGATTTATTCGAATGGTGTGGAAGGAGATTTTCCGTCAAGACTACTTGTCTTGTCGCAAAGCAGATGATAGACCGTGTTAGGACAATTCACGAGCACGATTTGATTTATCGTGATATCAAACCCGATAATTTTCTTATTGCACAATACCAGAGGAATACTGGCGATATGCAACTAATTAAATCTGTGGCAGGTTCCGCTAATGGAGACCCTAATCTGATATACATGGTTGATTTCGGTATGGCTAAGCAATATAGAGACCCCAGGACGAAACAACATATTCCGTACCGTGAAAGAAAATCTTTAAGCGGAACTGCGAGATATATGTCTATCAATACACATTTTGGTCGCGAGCAATCGCGCAGGGATGATCTAGAATCACTAGGACACGTCTTTTTTTACTTCTTAAGAGGTTCGCTGCCTTGGCAAGGTCTTAAGGCCCCCAACAACAAGCTGAAatatgaaaagattggtcTCACAAAGCAAAAATTGAATCCAGATGACCTGCTTACGGAGTCCATACCACCGCAATTCGCGACTTACCTGAAATACGCTCGATCGTTGagatttgatgaaactCCAGATTATGATTATCTTATCTCACTAATGGATGACGTACTTCGCCGGTTGGGCCTACAAGATGATGGTCATTACGATTGGATGGACCTGAATAACGGACAAGGCTGGAACATCAAAGTGAACAAGAGAGCAAACTTACACGGTTACGGGAACGCCGCTCCAAGGCATAACGATAACACAAATAATGGTACCAGGTCTCCAAGCAACGCAAGAGCCAAATCTCAGTCTAATAATCCTAATTCGGTCAATTTGGCCAAGCAAAAATTGAGACAAGCTAATGATGGATCAATGGGGGTTCCAAATAGTTCAAGCGCAATGAAACATAGAACTTATGATTCCATGGGTAATCATGTTTTGAAACCTAATATGTTGAGTAATGTTCCTAATGCTTACAACGACGGAAGGCCAGGAGGCACCAAGCCGGACGATAAAAATGCATTGTACTATCAAAGACAACAGCTTAACCACCCGCAATTCAATCAAAGACCTCATATGGATGATACAGAGTTCGTTGAAAGCAAGGGTTTCTGTGCCAAATACTGCTGCTGCTGGTGCTGA
- the DSE1 gene encoding Dse1p (similar to Saccharomyces cerevisiae DSE1 (YER124C); ancestral locus Anc_8.133), with protein MDSTYYRPANVFRQPAIIVKKSSSRCGMIDTSGYHKKSWQNDASRLGSPLLRKASDDFNDYYTTKKLESQYWKVNVDKRSTSLPTGLSVVDDTLLVSNMDSKDNLKLLKIQQDESTPRLHEIQTISVPGTPIMSTTLLPQRDCDASYYDGHDQLMLTGHQDGVINLISTSMDYGDAKVVKRYKNGKFLSRQDPPNLDNWLQSFTSLPVRNLKPWHQRGFVSLVNDSLFIYDINGSRTPQYLQSFAGIESFAINKNPYLLSLCGSQFGKSGIALLDLRCDQKNAGNLYIPDSQVTSSRLSSQQISSYDCVWLDEFHLANCVNDTVKLWDIRSTGGEAKCDIVPMKGCVQSLSYHEESKTLYTSDDQGIIISWDMKRIDNMKKATLAQGFSSIIVQNQESLHEVSQCGNIVVNGDSMHKQYPKSCVHGSVFMDTLSNGSLVTLDSRELGMHRIRDVKCITSTASGNDGNEESTDANVRLVNPEDRPIHDSDSALSSNELSSFSMHSDCSSEHTSHSENEDEHLTYNKHYHHDSHRSIYTLNDMSGSTIYH; from the coding sequence ATGGACTCTACGTATTACAGACCGGCCAATGTGTTTCGGCAGCCGGCCATTattgtgaagaagagctccTCGAGATGCGGAATGATTGATACTTCGGGATACCATAAGaaatcttggcaaaatGATGCCTCTCGACTTGGTTCACCGCTTTTGAGGAAAGCCTCTGATGATTTCAACGACTATTATACCACCAAGAAGCTTGAATCGCAGTATTGGAAGGTCAATGTTGACAAGAGATCTACTTCGCTCCCCACGGGGCTGTCAGTGGTCGACGATACACTATTGGTCTCCAATATGGACTCTAAGGATAACTTGAAATTACTCAAGATACAACAGGATGAATCAACACCCAGATTACATGAGATTCAAACTATTTCAGTGCCTGGTACTCCAATAATGAGTACCACATTACTTCCACAGCGCGATTGTGACGCAAGTTACTATGATGGTCATGATCAACTGATGCTAACAGGTCACCAAGATGGGGTTATCAACTTAATCTCGACCTCTATGGATTATGGAGATGCAAAGGTTGTCAAGCGATACAAGAATGGGAAATTCCTGAGTCGCCAGGATCCTCCAAATTTGGACAACTGGTTACAATCATTTACGTCCTTGCCTGTTCggaatttgaagccatgGCACCAAAGAGGCTTTGTATCACTTGTGAATGATTCCTTGTTCATCTACGATATCAACGGTTCAAGAACTCCTCAATACTTACAAAGCTTTGCGGGTATTGAATCATTTGCAATTAACAAAAATCCCTATCTCTTGTCCCTGTGTGGATCGCAGTTCGGTAAGAGTGGTATTGCGTTACTAGACCTGAGATGTGACCAAAAAAATGCTGGTAATTTGTACATCCCAGATTCCCAGGTCACATCTTCTCGCCTTTCATCGCAACAAATTTCTTCGTATGATTGTGTGTGGCTCGATGAATTCCACTTGGCAAATTGCGTCAATGATACCGTGAAACTCTGGGATATAAGGTCAACTGGGGGTGAAGCCAAGTGTGATATAGTGCCCATGAAAGGCTGCGTTCAGTCATTGAGTTATCACGAAGAGTCAAAAACGCTTTACACCAGTGATGACCAAGGAATTATTATCTCTTGGGACATGAAACGTATTGACAACATGAAAAAGGCAACGTTGGCACAAGGGTTCAGCTCAATCATTGTTCAAAACCAGGAATCGTTACACGAAGTAAGTCAATGCGGAAATATCGTTGTAAATGGTGATAGTATGCACAAACAATACCCCAAAAGTTGCGTCCATGGATCTGTTTTCATGGATACCCTATCTAATGGCTCGTTAGTAACATTGGACTCTCGAGAACTGGGCATGCACCGCATACGTGACGTCAAATGCATAACATCAACAGCTTCAGGCAATGACGGAAATGAAGAGAGTACAGATGCAAATGTACGGCTCGTTAATCCAGAGGACAGACCTATCCATGATTCAGACTCTGCGTTATCTTCCAATGAGCTATCATCGTTTTCCATGCACTCAGATTGCTCATCAGAGCATACCTCGCATTCggaaaatgaagatgaacatCTAACTTACAACAAGCATTATCATCATGACTCCCATAGGAGCATCTATACCCTCAACGATATGAGTGGGTCTACAATATATCACTGA